From the Gemmatimonadota bacterium genome, the window CCGATGCCTTCCCGTGACACCCTCACCGCACTGCTTCGGCAGCTGAATCCGGTACTCCATCCCGGAACGTACGTCTTCGCTACGGTGGCCCCCGACGCGGCCCTCAGCGTGCACGAGATTATTGCGTCGGTGCAAGAGCCGGAAGGGCGCTCCGTCATCGTCGAATCTGCCGTGGCGCGACGGGAAAAACTCTCGGCTCGCTTTCCCTGCGCGTGGATTACGCTCACCGTCAACTCTGACCTTGCGGCCACTGGGCTCACGGCGGCTTTCTCCGCGGCTCTAGACAGCGCCGGAATTAGCTGTAATGTCGTGGCAGGTATTCACCATGATCACATCTTTGTGCCCCATGCGATGGCGCAGGCGGCGATGGGAGCGCTTCAGCAGCTGCAGCTCGGCGCGAGCCACGGCACGACGACGAATCCTCTCGAATAACGATCACCTTCTGCCCGACGAGGACATGCATGCTCGGCACCAACTCGACGTCTGCTGACCAACAGGCCGCACGCCGAACCGTGTGGACCTACCTCGTCCTTACTGTAGCGTTCAGTTCCATCTTCTGGGGACTCATCATCTCCGCCG encodes:
- a CDS encoding ACT domain-containing protein gives rise to the protein MPSRDTLTALLRQLNPVLHPGTYVFATVAPDAALSVHEIIASVQEPEGRSVIVESAVARREKLSARFPCAWITLTVNSDLAATGLTAAFSAALDSAGISCNVVAGIHHDHIFVPHAMAQAAMGALQQLQLGASHGTTTNPLE